The genomic window CAGCCATGGGGGATCTCATAGGTGGGGGCCGCGTGGGTGCCATCGCCGAGCGGCTGGCGCATGATCTGGTAGTAGAGCTCCTTCAGCTGGAACATCCCGCCCACCGCCTCGACGAAGAGGGCGGGCTCGCCCTGGAAGGCGCGGGTCAGCAGGGAGAGGAAGTCGCCATAGGCGCGGTTGAACTCCTCGGCGCCCTGGCGCAGCGCGGAGCCTTCCGGGAAATCCGCGATCCGCGCATTGGCCTTGATGGGGAACACCGCATCCCAATCCACCGCCACCTCGCGCCCCGTGGGCCGGCCACGCGCATCGCCCTTCTGGTAGTAGCGGCCGAGCAGGAGCTGCTCGAAGCGGTAGTAATGCGCGATCTCGCCCTCATAGTCGAAGATGTTGTCGGTCACACCCTCGCCCTGCTCCGAGATCAGGCGGATGGCGGCCTTGGCGGAGGCCAGGTCCGTCACCGCCATCAGCCCGCCGCCAGCGGAATAGTAGTATTCCGGCGTGATCTGCCGCGCCGGGTCGCCGCTGAACAGCGCATCGCCCATCTCGGCGTGCAGGCGTTCGAGGCCTTCCTCGATGGCCTGGTAGAATTCGCCGATGCTATAGAAATGCTCTTCCTCATGGCCCGGGACGTGGCGGGCGCGCACCGCCGTGCCATGGCGCTTGTGGCCATTGTGGTGCGCGCGCTTGCGGCCCTTGTGGATGGTGTCCACGCCGGGCGTCGCCCCTTCGGCCGGGCGCTCGATCTTGAGGAAGGTCTCGATCGCGGCACGGCTGAAGGCCTGGCAATCCACCTGGAAGTCCGTCTCGCCATCGGGCAGGTAGGCCGGGTAGAGCGGCACGAAGCCCGGCACCGTCAGGTCGGGCGTGCCACCCACCGCATTCAGGATGTTGGCCGCCAGCGTCAGGTGCAGCATCTCCTCCACCGCGACGGCGCGCAGGATGTGGAAGGCCTCCGTATTCGTGCCCGGCTTGATGGAATAGAGCGCGTTCAGATAGGGCGGGATCGTCGCGTGCTCGAGCTGGATGGCGGCTTCGAGGTGCCGGTGCAGCCCGGCCTTGTCGGTGATCTTGGTGAGGCTCACGCGCGGGCTCCCGTGGTGGTGGCGGCGGGCGCGTGGGTGCCGAGCCCGGCCAGGATGGCATCGGCCGTGCGGAAGCACAGCGCCGCCAGCGTCAAGGTGGTGTTGGCGGTGCCGATGCTGGCCATGGAGCCGGCGCCGGCCAGGTAGAGGTTCGGGTGGTCCCAGCTGCGCTGCGTCGAATCCACCACGCTGTCCCGCGCGCTGGTCCCCATGATGTGCGTGCCGGCCCAATGGTTGCCGCCGCGCAGCACATAGCCCTCGCCATCATGGGTGACGTAGCCGGGGGCCAGCGGGTCGTAATGCGTGTGGTCCTCGGCGCCCAGCCGCTGGAAGATACGGCGCGACAGGCGGCGCGAAAAGGCGGCCGTCTCCAGCGTGTAGGGCGTGGCGCCGAAGGAGATGACGGGGCGCGGGTTGCCCATCTGGTCCACCCAGCGCGGGTCCACCGAGATGCGGTTGCTCTCGTCCGGCAGCACCTCGATCATGCAATCGAGCAGGAATTGCCGCGAGACACGGTCGATCAGCCCCTGGCGCAGCGCCGCGCCGAAGCGGTTCTCGTGCTCGACCAGATGCTCCAGATCCGAATAGGGCGAGCCGGTGGCCCAGCCCCAGCCGTCATTGTGGATGGAATAGCGCACGGCCGCGTGATGCCGGCGATAGGCGCCGGTGCGGATATCCTCGATGCCCGCCGTGCAGATCGGCCCACGCAGCGCGCCCGCGGGCCGGGGCATCAGCGCCCAGGTCAGCAGGTACATGTGGTCCATCAGGTTGCGGCCCACGAGGTTGCTGCTGCCCGGCAGGTCGGAGGCCAGCATGAGCCGGGCGTTCTCGACGGCATTGGCCGCCAGGACGAAGACCTTGGCGCGCACATGGCCCACCCGGTGGCCGGGCGCGTCAGGGTGGTCATAGGTCTTGAATTCCAGTTGCGACACCTGGCCCGTCGCGCCATCCACCTCCAGCCGCGAGGCGACGCTCCAGGCCAGGAGCTGGACGTTCCCCGTCTCCAGCGCCGCATAGAGGGTGCGGCGCGCGTCATACTTGGCCTGGACGGGGCAGATGGGCACGCAGTTGGTGTTGCCCTGGCAGCGCTCGCCCTTGTCCTCCTGGTGGGTGCTGACGGCGCCCACGGGCTTGTAGCCGCGGCCTTCGTCGTAGGCCGGGTTGGGCACGCCATTGCGCGCCTGCGGCGTGGAGCGGACCTTCAGCGGGAAGGTCTCGCCCGCCAGCGTCACCTCCATCCCGTCCAGGTCGCGCGCGATCATCCGGTCGAGGTAGGAG from Roseococcus microcysteis includes these protein-coding regions:
- a CDS encoding GMC family oxidoreductase → MTTSGKDPALTSFEAVAGQEFDVVIVGSGVSGAVIAKQLGARGCRVLVLEAGSGNEITVADYEESVQRFYGSQRKDNNSAYANPRNAPMPRDYETRRLQPGASNTDGYLVQMGPLEIDSTYTRVLGGTTRHWEGKALRMLPDDFRMRSLFGQGRDWPLAYSDLDAHYRAAERELGVAGDVEDQQYGGLDFGPGYVLPMRKMPLSYLDRMIARDLDGMEVTLAGETFPLKVRSTPQARNGVPNPAYDEGRGYKPVGAVSTHQEDKGERCQGNTNCVPICPVQAKYDARRTLYAALETGNVQLLAWSVASRLEVDGATGQVSQLEFKTYDHPDAPGHRVGHVRAKVFVLAANAVENARLMLASDLPGSSNLVGRNLMDHMYLLTWALMPRPAGALRGPICTAGIEDIRTGAYRRHHAAVRYSIHNDGWGWATGSPYSDLEHLVEHENRFGAALRQGLIDRVSRQFLLDCMIEVLPDESNRISVDPRWVDQMGNPRPVISFGATPYTLETAAFSRRLSRRIFQRLGAEDHTHYDPLAPGYVTHDGEGYVLRGGNHWAGTHIMGTSARDSVVDSTQRSWDHPNLYLAGAGSMASIGTANTTLTLAALCFRTADAILAGLGTHAPAATTTGARA
- a CDS encoding ferritin-like domain-containing protein, with protein sequence MSLTKITDKAGLHRHLEAAIQLEHATIPPYLNALYSIKPGTNTEAFHILRAVAVEEMLHLTLAANILNAVGGTPDLTVPGFVPLYPAYLPDGETDFQVDCQAFSRAAIETFLKIERPAEGATPGVDTIHKGRKRAHHNGHKRHGTAVRARHVPGHEEEHFYSIGEFYQAIEEGLERLHAEMGDALFSGDPARQITPEYYYSAGGGLMAVTDLASAKAAIRLISEQGEGVTDNIFDYEGEIAHYYRFEQLLLGRYYQKGDARGRPTGREVAVDWDAVFPIKANARIADFPEGSALRQGAEEFNRAYGDFLSLLTRAFQGEPALFVEAVGGMFQLKELYYQIMRQPLGDGTHAAPTYEIPHG